A window of the Ogataea parapolymorpha DL-1 chromosome V, whole genome shotgun sequence genome harbors these coding sequences:
- a CDS encoding putative secreted protein — translation MISLDVLATVLSVISTVCWIMAQVPQQFENYKNKSTDGISPQFLVLWFFGDLTSFVGCYLTNQLPFQLYLSSYFLFNDLVLLYQFLHYGGRLRAHSMAAMLLLIWSRLVPVQAFDTATATEHTSIGTAVAWCCTFIYLSSRIPQLIKNFHRKSVQGISPLLFAFALMGNLTYSLSIVCNAGALAAGARASFFKTELPYILGSSGTVLFDILYFYQRWLYVRPHTYMVLVEE, via the coding sequence ATGATCTCCCTTGACGTGCTGGCGACCGTCTTATCGGTGATATCGACAGTATGCTGGATTATGGCACAGGTGCCGCAGCAGTTTGAAAACTACAAAAACAAGAGCACTGACGGCATTAGTCCTCAATTTCTTGTTCTCTGGTTTTTTGGCGATCTCACCAGCTTTGTCGGCTGCTATCTCACCAACCAGCTCCCATTCCAGCTCTACCTTTCGTCGTACTTTTTGTTCAACGATCTGGTGCTGCTTTATCAATTTCTGCACTATGGGGGCCGTTTAAGGGCCCACTCCATGGCGGcaatgctgctgctgatctGGTCCAGATTGGTCCCCGTGCAGGCCTTTGACACCGCCACAGCCACCGAGCACACATCAATTGGCACTGCTGTTGCTTGGTGCTGCACATTCATCTACCTCTCGTCCCGTATACCGCAACTTATAAAGAATTTCCATAGAAAGTCGGTCCAGGGCATCTCTCCTCTGCTCTTCGCATTTGCGCTCATGGGCAACCTCACCTACTCGCTGTCGATTGTGTGCAACGCGGGAGCTCTTGCAGCCGGCGCAAGAgcgtcttttttcaagACAGAGCTCCCCTACATCCTTGGTAGCAGCGGAACGGTTTTATTCGATATACTATATTTCTACCAACGCTGGCTGTACGTGCGGCCACACACATACATGGTGCTTGTGGAGGAGTGA
- a CDS encoding Serine/threonine-protein kinase ATG1: MSKHQAQVVGDFTIGPEIGRGSFANVYKGYDNRTKAPVAVKSVFRSRLKNQKLVENLEIEISILKNLKNPHIVALLDCVKTDQYFHLFMEYCSLGDLSYFIRRRDQLVQTHPLISSILERYPSPPNSHGLNKVLVVNFLKQLASALEFLRDQNLVHRDIKPQNLLLSPPVHSKEEFKRKGYSGLWELPVLKIADFGFARFLPSTSMAETLCGSPLYMAPEILRYEKYNAKADLWSVGAVIYEMSVGKPPFRASNHVELLRKIEKSKDEITFPVSAEVPDDLVRLICGLLKANPTERMGFQEFFNDPLIVYDVQCADEPLECSNVDEQLFISEYLPNPKNSPPAKPAPETIKEESEEEERAEKAPTDSLLIGKAADLRIPRPMEGSGKDEVIKKLINKSSPPPDTVKDGQIKKGARRDKDDFVYEKDYVVVEKRTVEVNAIADELAKAGAGAVAIPSPHSGTNEHSTANPPGPTETQNQRRFSPSSRTSSMGSNRRPSWGDRKMPISISPTNALTKALGYTSNRLFGQQQQQQPQQSQQAAIESAITNVTTNLLATKTLRPLKPSQETSLEDTEVINQLELLATMAHAISLFAEVKFSQLIPLPPSSSSPGSADYDEMYQNDAFPPQMVKSISSEGVALYVETLSLLAKAMSIASDWWHQNSSKPSTSPKLNDLVQWIRSRFNESLEKAEFLRLRLAEANEQLVGESGSSLNKPVVAEKLIFDRALEMSRTAAMNELKNEDLLGCELSYSTAIWMLEALLSNDEEPVTGNEKLDAEDKKIIELFINSIGNRLKVLRQKIDKQGVRS; the protein is encoded by the coding sequence ATGTCCAAACATCAAGCACAGGTCGTTGGCGACTTTACGATTGGTCCTGAAATTGGTCGGGGCTCCTTTGCCAATGTCTACAAGGGCTACGACAACCGGACAAAAGCCCCCGTTGCGGTCAAGTCTGTGTTTAGGAGCCGTCTAAAGAACCAAAAGCTCGtggagaatttggagaTCGAGATCTCCATCCTCAAGAACTTGAAAAACCCTCACATTGTGGCCTTATTGGACTGCGTCAAGACAGACCAGTACTTTCATCTATTTATGGAGTACTGCTCGCTGGGGGACTTGTCATACTTTATCCGCCGGAGggaccagctggtgcagACACATCCGCTGATCAGCTCAATTCTGGAGAGGTACCCTTCCCCTCCCAACAGCCACGGTCTGAATAAGGTTCTGGTGGTGAACTTCctcaagcagctggcctCTGCACTGGAGTTTCTCAGGGACCAAAATCTGGTGCACAGAGACATCAAGCCGCAGAACTTACTACTATCGCCGCCGGTGCATTCCAAGGAGGAGTTTAAGAGAAAAGGCTACTCTGGGTTGTGGGAGCTTCCCGTCCTGAAAATCGCGGATTTTGGGTTTGCTCGGTTCTTGCCATCAACGTCTATGGCTGAGACCCTGTGTGGCTCGCCATTGTACATGGCTCCTGAAATTCTGCGGTACGAGAAGTACAACGCGAAGGCGGATCTCTGGTCTGTCGGAGCGGTGATCTACGAAATGTCCGTTGGCAAACCACCTTTCAGGGCGTCAAATCACGTGGAATTGCTTAGGAAGATcgaaaaatcaaaagacGAAATCACTTTCCCAGTATCGGCAGAGGTCCCTGATGACCTTGTGAGGCTCATTTGCGGCCTTCTGAAGGCCAATCCAACGGAGAGAATGGGCTTCCAGGAGTTCTTCAACGACCCGCTGATTGTATATGACGTTCAATGCGCAGACGAGCCTTTGGAGTGCTCAAACGTGGACGAGCAGTTGTTCATCAGCGAGTACCTGCCTAATCCGAAGAACTCACCTCCTGCAAAGCCTGCCCCGGAAACAATAAAGGAGGAGTcggaggaagaagagagagCCGAAAAGGCCCCTACAGATTCGCTTCTAATTGGTAAGGCGGCTGACCTGAGAATACCTAGACCGATGGAAGGCTCTGGCAAGGACGAGGTGATCAAAAAGCTTATCAACAAGAGCAGCCCGCCTCCAGATACTGTCAAGGACGGACAGATCAAAAAAGGTGCAAGAAGAGACAAGGACGATTTTGTTTACGAAAAGGATTACGTTGTCGTGGAGAAACGCACTGTGGAAGTGAACGCCATTGCCGACGAGCTCGCAAAAGCTGGCGCAGGCGCAGTTGCCATTCCATCGCCTCATTCGGGAACCAACGAACACAGCACGGCTAATCCACCAGGTCCAACGGAAACGCAGAACCAGCGCCGTTTCTCTCCCTCGAGTCGCACATCTTCAATGGGATCGAACAGAAGACCTAGCTGGGGTGACCGTAAGATGCCTATATCCATCAGTCCTACCAATGCCTTAACGAAAGCCTTGGGCTACACTTCGAACAGGCTATTTGgacaacaacagcaacaacaacctcaacaatCACAACAAGCCGCTATCGAATCCGCAATAACGAATGTGACTACAAACCTTCTGGCTACCAAGACACTCAGGCCTCTGAAGCCAAGCCAAGAGACCTCCCTTGAAGACACAGAAGTAATCAATCAGTTGGAACTTTTGGCTACCATGGCACATGCCATCTCTCTGTTTGCAGAAGTGAAATTCAGCCAACTCATTCCGTTGCCACCATCATCTTCGTCGCCAGGATCGGCagactacgacgagatgtATCAAAACGACGCGTTCCCGCCACAAATGGTGAAGTCGATCAGTAGCGAAGGTGTGGCTTTGTATGTTGAGACTTTGTCTCTTCTGGCCAAAGCTATGTCTATTGCTAGTGACTGGTGGCATCAGAACTCGTCGAAACCGTCTACCTCTCCAAAACTCAACGACCTGGTTCAGTGGATACGGTCGCGGTTCAATGAGTCGCTTGAAAAGGCTGAGTTTCTTCGATTGAGGCTGGCTGAAGCGAacgagcagctcgtcggcgAGTCTGGCTCAAGCCTGAACAAGCCGGTGGTTGCAGAGAAGCTGATTTTTGATCGAGCTCTGGAAATGAGCCGCACCGCGGCGATGAACGAACTCAAGAATGAGGATCTGCTGGGCTGTGAGCTCAGCTACTCGACAGCAATCTGGATGCTTGAGGCGTTGCTGagcaacgacgaggagccgGTCACGGGCAACGAGAAGCTCGATGCggaggacaagaagatcaTCGAGCTGTTCATCAACAGCATTGGCAATAGATTGAAGGTTTTGCGGCAGAAGATCGATAAACAGGGAGTAAGAAGTTAG
- a CDS encoding ultradian oscillation regulator: MVKRTEQEQRLLEMLNSRGNRNKCGECGATYPTWASWNLGVFLCGRCASVHRSLGPDVSQVKSLSLDVWTMDELDALESMGNKENQRLWNSRKEPFPFDEDDKGAITLYLRNKYIKGLFRTTPIDPEDYRLHKNDRRRSRRARDEHGSRRGSRPGTSSRDQYADLSRKLRYDYGLEDEERNLDALERSHGDIKRALRILANEKDETPPPLPRRRPTAGALLDSTKTGAASVDWLGGDGLAPQAQQVQQVQQAQTGAPEVQIYQYIDPNTGQVYYIDSNGQQYMDQNQAQMEAQMQMQMQMQQMQQQQLLQQRQLANAQVLSAYNQPTGQPGQMGMGQGFF; encoded by the coding sequence ATGGTCAAAAGAACAGAACAGGAACagcggctgctggaaatgCTGAACTCCCGCGGCAACCGCAACAAGTGCGGTGAGTGCGGCGCAACATATCCAACGTGGGCATCCTGGAACCTTGGCGTGTTCCTGTGCGGCCGGTGTGCCTCAGTCCACCGGAGTCTCGGCCCAGACGTCTCGCAGGTCAAGTCTTTGAGTTTGGACGTCTGGACgatggacgagctcgacgCACTGGAGTCTATGGGCAACAAGGAGAATCAGCGGCTGTGGAACAGCCGCAAGGAGCCGTTTCcgttcgacgaggacgacaaggGCGCAATTACTCTCTATTTGCGTAACAAGTACATAAAGGGTCTGTTCCGGACCACTCCGATCGATCCGGAGGACTACAGATTGCACAAGAACGACAGACGGCGCAGCCGGCGCGCAAGGGACGAGCACGGCTCTCGCAGAGGTTCGCGGCCGGGCACTTCGAGCCGTGACCAGTACGCCGATCTCTCGCGCAAGCTGAGATACGACTATGGACTCGAAGACGAGGAGCGGAACTTGGACGCTCTGGAACGCAGTCACGGCGATATCAAGCGCGCACTGCGTATTTTGGCCAACGAGAAGGATGAGACTCCGCCGCCGCTTCCTCGACGCAGACCTACGGCCGGTGCGCTTCTGGACTCGACCAAGACCGGCGCGGCCTCTGTCGACTGGCTGGGCGGCGACGGTCTAGCTCCGCAGGCtcagcaggtccagcaggtccagcaggCGCAGACAGGCGCCCCAGAGGTGCAGATCTACCAGTACATCGACCCAAATACCGGCCAGGTGTACTATATCGACTCGAACGGACAGCAGTATATGGACCAGAACCAGGCGCAGATGGAGGCGCAAATGCAGATGCAAATGCAgatgcagcagatgcaacagcaacagctgTTGCAACAAAGACAGCTGGCCAACGCTCAGGTGTTGTCGGCGTATAACCAACCGACCGGCCAGCCTGGACAGATGGGGATGGGTCAGGGCTTTTTCTGA
- a CDS encoding Chorismate synthase, with amino-acid sequence MSSFGTIFKVTTYGESHCRSVGCIVDGVPPNMSLTEDDIQPQLSRRRPGQSKLTTPRNEKDRVEIQSGTEFGKTLGTPIAMVVKNEDQRPKDYTEMDVFPRPSHADFTYLSKYGVKASSGGGRSSARETIGRVAAGAIAEKFLKQVNDVEIVAFVSGVGECQIDRSVQNPEFMELLSTITRERVDQSGPIRCPILEKADEMTRLVVDCKERNDSVGGIVTCVIRNVPIGLGEPAFDKLEAMLAHAMLSIPATKGFEIGSGFEGTKMRGSEHNDPFVKKGGKLGTATNNSGGIQGGISNGENIYFSVAFKPPATISQEQQTASYEGDDGVLKSRGRHDPNVVPRAIPIVEAMAALVLADSYLIQKSRESTFGSVY; translated from the coding sequence ATGTCTTCATTCGGAACAATATTCAAAGTGACCACCTACGGAGAGTCGCACTGCCGTTCTGTGGGGTGTATCGTGGACGGCGTGCCGCCCAACATGAGCCTCACTGAGGACGACATCCAGCCTCAGTTGTCTAGAAGACGGCCGGGCCAGTCCAAGCTGACCACGCCCAGAAACGAGAAGGACAGAGTTGAGATCCAGTCTGGAACTGAATTCGGCAAAACTCTTGGAACTCCCATTGCCATGgttgtcaagaacgaggACCAAAGACCAAAGGACTACACAGAGATGGATGTCTTTCCCAGACCTTCGCATGCCGATTTCACGTACCTTTCCAAGTACGGAGTGAAGGCCTCgtctggaggaggcagaTCGTCGGCCAGAGAGACTATTGGCCGTGTTGCAGCAGGAGCTATTGCCGAAAAGTTCCTCAAACAGGTGAACGACGTTGAGATCGTGGCGTTTGTTTCTGGTGTTGGAGAGTGCCAGATCGACCGTTCTGTGCAGAACCCCGAGTTTATGGAGCTTTTGTCGACTATCACCAGAGAAAGGGTCGACCAGTCTGGTCCTATCCGTTGTCCtattcttgaaaaagccgACGAAATGACCCGTCTTGTCGTGGACTGCAAGGAGCGCAACGATTCCGTGGGCGGCATTGTGACCTGTGTTATACGAAATGTGCCTATTGGCCTTGGAGAGCCGGCtttcgacaagctggaggccaTGCTTGCTCATGCGATGCTTTCGATTCCTGCCACCAAGGGTTTTGAAATCGGCTCTGGTTTTGAGGGAACCAAGATGAGAGGGTCTGAGCACAACGATCCGTTTGTGAAGAAGGGTGGCAAGCTTGGCACTGCCACGAACAACTCGGGAGGAATCCAGGGCGGCATCTCCAACGGAGAAAACATCTACTTCAGCGTTGCTTTCAAGCCTCCAGCTACCATTTCACAGGAACAACAGACCGCCAGCTACGAGGGAGACGATGGAGTGCTCAAGTCTCGCGGAAGACACGATCCTAACGTTGTTCCTCGTGCCATTCCGATTGTCGAGGCCATGGCTGCTCTAGTTCTTGCGGACTCGTATCTGATCCAGAAATCGCGCGAGTCTACGTTTGGTTCTGTGTACTAA
- a CDS encoding Protein SRC1: protein MSAPSETEFDLNSLRVVDLKKILHKRGVSIPRSARKADLIELLKAQTRTVESGKTEEKTQQSEGSEDETEISSGAEEERKTGDTELSQPEYKPTTSHVSSSKIPPPKVTKPLAKIPKPKRVSNLPQTRTSPPAKGKLKSLVGQSVPQKRSLEDANDDADATVHKEYSKILKKQTNHKRVFSSSAPTTPNNSTIVSPKKETVSAKKETVSPKKETDVKAESSPKIDQKSSFKDEHGMPSKEDNQEESTVIIHPKKEVSRTPPPADTHHDQSFVVPTLLSSTPMVFNSPRKPIPPLDVSDFAAQLEKLSGPTKPIALDGSEEKKSSKPESPDSTNDEEMLTQLQHEIDVTQEQIEEKSKQALKSIGAPPPSNLVYRLVTAWLLTLSLMYAFTSYREQRIRVGFCGSEVYSPLFEYDRRAHPIISHYLDKIESIFTLSCVPCPEHGQCFPYSRLYCDPDYTIHKPLKSLFGVIPTYQTCVLDSVKVKKIDKMVKVATDLLNRRNAEYKCGRGEDHEVGMTIPHLQNYIIETFDLKDDDFDYLWEKTFAVLKQRPELVIGENFIRSNSLSKLSIKCRLIRMFMDVFVRLKWHLLALVLFASLIKYISVKFTQYRNKRILVNDLTTKTIEKLRKQAELYRLGQSPQPYIGKIQLRDYYLIDASLSTKQKAKVWNEVSKHVETNSNVKTYMTEVRGEMFKVWEWIATI from the exons ATGAGTGCACCGAGCGAGACGG AATTTGACCTCAATTCACTGCGTGTGGTCgatctgaaaaagatcCTGCACAAACGCGGCGTCTCCATTCCCAGAAGTGCTCGTAAGGCAGATCTTATCGAGCTGCTTAAAGCCCAAACAAGGACTGTTGAGAGCGGgaaaacagaagaaaagaCGCAGCAAAGCGAAGGAAGCGAGGATGAGACTGAAATAAGCTCTGGggcagaggaggagcgGAAAACTGGGGATACAGAGCTTTCCCAGCCGGAATACAAACCCACCACTTCTCATGTTTCCAGTTCGAAAATACCCCCACCAAAAGTGACCAAGCCGCTGGCCAAGATTCCCAAGCCCAAGCGTGTTTCGAACTTGCCACAGACGAGAACTAGTCCTCCAGCCAAAGGAAAGCTCAAGAGCCTGGTGGGACAAAGTGTTCCGCAGAAACGTAGCCTGGAAGACGCTAACGACGACGCGGACGCTACGGTGCACAAAGAGTACTCGAAGATTTTAAAGAAGCAGACAAACCACAAACGCGTGTTCTCGTCTTCGGCACCTACCACGCCTAATAACTCAACCATTGTGTCTCCGAAGAAAGAGACCGTGTCTGCGAAAAAAGAGACCGTGTCTCCGAAGAAAGAGACCGATGTCAAGGCGGAATCAAGTCCGAAGATAGACCAGAAGTCAAgcttcaaagacgagcaCGGGATGCCGTCTAAGGAAGACAATCAGGAAGAAAGTACTGTGATTATCCACCCCAAGAAGGAAGTGTCTCGAACACCACCTCCTGCAGATACGCACCACGACCAATCATTTGTGGTACCTACTCTACTCTCTTCGACGCCGATGGTATTCAACAGCCCGCGAAAACCAATTCCTCCGCTTGATGTTTCCGATTttgctgcgcagctcgaaaaactctCCGGCCCCACAAAGCCCATAGCCTTGGATGGATCAGAGGAAAAGAAGTCGTCAAAGCCAGAATCGCCAGATAGCACTaatgacgaggagatgCTGACCCAGTTGCAACATGAGATAGATGTCACCCAAGAACAGATAGAGGAGAAATCGAAACAGGCTTTGAAGTCGATCGGGGCACCTCCGCCGTCTAATCTTGTCTACAGACTGGTGACTGCTTGGCTTTTGACTCTGAGTCTGATGTACGCATTTACGTCATACCGTGAACAACGGATAAGAGTTGGGTTTTGTGGCTCTGAAGTATACAGTCCGCTGTTTGAGTACGACAGAAGAGCTCATCCGATAATTTCTCATTACTTGGACAAAATTGAGAGCATATTCACTCTGTCCTGCGTTCCATGTCCCGAGCACGGACAATGCTTCCCATATTCGAGATTATACTGCGATCCCGATTACACCATTCACAAACCGTTAAAGTCGTTATTTGGGGTGATCCCAACATATCAGACCTGCGTTCTGGACTCCGTGaaagtgaaaaaaatcgacaagatgGTAAAAGTGGCCACCGACCTGCTAAATCGGCGAAACGCCGAGTACAAGTGCGGTAGAGGCGAAGACCACGAGGTTGGGATGACAATACCGCATTTGCAAAACTACATCATCGAGACTTTTGATTTGaaagacgacgatttcgacTATTTGTGGGAAAAGACATTTGCTgtgctcaaacagcgtCCGGAACTCGTTATTGGAGAAAACTTCATTCGGTCTAATTCGCTGTCAAAACTGTCAATCAAATGCAGACTCATTAGGATGTTCATGGACGTGTTTGTCCGTCTTAAATGGCATTTGCTTGCCCTGGTGCTTTTTGCTTCCTTGATAAAATACATCAGTGTCAAGTTCACCCAATACAGGAACAAACGGATTCTGGTAAACGACCTCACAACGAAAACCATTGAAAAGCTACGCAAACAGGCCGAGCTGTATCGATTAGGCCAGTCGCCCCAGCCTTACATTGGCAAGATCCAGCTTCGTGATTACTATCTAATAGACGCATCCCTGAGCACAAAACAGAAAGCCAAGGTCTGGAACGAGGTCAGCAAACATGTGGAGACCAACTCCAATGTGAAAACCTACATGACAGAGGTGCGAGGCGAGATGTTCAAGGTTTGGGAATGGATAGCCACCATCTGA
- a CDS encoding Pyruvate decarboxylase: MSESQLPSQIPFGRYVFERIKQVGVNTIFGVPGDFNLSLLDHIYTVDGLRWAGNANELNAGYSADGYSRINGMSCLVTTFGVGDLSAVNAVAGMMAEHVGCLHIVGTPSLSSISNRLLLHHTLGNGRFDIFEEMSKHITQKTASIDDIRTAQAVLDDLIETAYTTKRPVYLGLPSNFVDQLVDSERLKTPLKLTLPPNDKLAEDEIVESIFNKIIEAKDPILLVDACASRHDVQDLVAQFAEATKFPVYTTPMGKSAFSEDHSRFGGVYIGVLSNPDVKEAVESSDLILSVGGLLSDFNTGSFSYNYHTTNVIEFHSDFCKVRAATYADVKMKYVLERLCRKIKEAKLDYVPQPLPESVQDYKKVVNIKSGKLTQDFLWKKLSFFLRSGDVLVTETGTSSFGVTQTHFPGNITAISQVLWGSIGYSLPSATGAQFALEEIDPNRRCILFIGDGSLQLTVQSISDICRWNLKPYLFVLNNNGYTIEKLIHGPQAQYNMIQKWDHFKILELFHDKVDYENHRVSTIEELNALFADEAFNKNDKVRLIEIMLDEMDAPENLVKQAKISEQINAA; this comes from the coding sequence ATGTCTGAATCTCAACTACCTTCTCAAATTCCCTTTGGCCGCTACGTGTTTGAGCGTATCAAGCAAGTCGGAGTGAACACCATTTTCGGTGTCCCTGGTGACTTCAACCTGTCTCTGCTGGACCACATCTACACTGTGGACGGCTTGAGATGGGCCGGTAACGCCAACGAGCTCAATGCAGGTTATTCTGCCGATGGTTACTCGCGCATCAACGGCATGTCCTGTCTCGTGACCACCTTTGGTGTCGGCGACTTATCGGCGGTCAATGCCGTTGCTGGTATGATGGCCGAGCACGTTGGATGTCTGCACATTGTCGGTACGCCTTCGCTCTCGAGTATCTCGAACAGACTGCTGTTGCACCACACGCTGGGTAACGGCCGGTTCGACATTTTCGAGGAGATGTCCAAGCACATCACCCAGAAGACCGCCAGCATCGACGATATCAGAACTGCACAGGCTGTTCTGGACGACCTGATCGAGACCGCCTACACCACCAAGAGACCGGTGTATTTGGGACTGCCTTCGAACTTTgtggaccagctggtcgactCCGAGCGCCTTAAGACGCCATTGAAGCTGACGCTGCCTCCTAACGACAAGCTCGCCGAGGATGAGATTGTCGAGAGCATCTTCAACAAGATTATTGAGGCCAAGGACCCAATTCTGCTGGTGGACGCCTGCGCCTCGAGACACGACGTGCAGGACCTTGTGGCGCAATTCGCCGAGGCCACGAAATTCCCCGTCTACACAACGCCTATGGGCAAGTCGGCCTTTAGCGAGGACCATTCCAGATTTGGCGGTGTGTACATCGGAGTTCTGTCGAACCCGGACGTGAAGGAGGCCGTTGAGTCTTCCGACCTGATTCTCAGTGTCGGCGGCCTGCTGTCGGACTTCAACACGGGTTCGTTCTCGTACAACTACCACACCACCAATGTGATCGAGTTCCACTCCGACTTCTGTAAAGTCCGTGCCGCCACGTACGCAGACGTCAAGATGAAGTACGTGTTGGAGAGACTGTGCCGCAAGATCAAGGAGGCCAAGCTGGACTACGTTCCACAGCCGCTGCCGGAATCGGTCCAGGACTACAAGAAGGTGGTCAACATCAAGTCGGGCAAGCTGACTCAGGACTTCTTGTGGAAGAAACTCTCCTTCTTCCTGCGCTCCGGCGACGTTCTGGTCACCGAGACAGGCACGTCCTCGTTTGGTGTGACCCAGACTCATTTCCCAGGCAACATCACGGCTATTTCCCAGGTGCTGTGGGGCTCGATCGGTTACTCGCTTCCTTCTGCCACCGGCGCGCAATTCGCgctcgaggagatcgaTCCTAACCGCAGATGTATTCTGTTCATTGGTGACGGCTCTTTGCAGCTGACCGTCCAGTCCATCTCGGACATCTGCCGCTGGAACCTCAAGCCATATCTGTTTgtgctcaacaacaacggTTACAcgatcgagaagctgattcaCGGCCCTCAGGCACAGTACAACATGATCCAGAAATGGGATCATTTCAAGATCCTCGAGCTATTCCATGACAAAGTCGACTACGAGAACCACCGCGTGTCGacgatcgaggagctgaacgCACTGTTTGCCGACGAGGCCTTTAACAAAAATGACAAGGTCAGACTGATCGAGATCATgctcgacgagatggacgCACCGGAGAACCTGGTCAAGCAAGCCAAGATCTCGGAGCAGATCAATGCTGCTTAA
- a CDS encoding aldehyde dehydrogenase (NAD+): protein MNYILRPRASTVVRAHLRHIATVPMIFEGAPTDHHFISTSPAGEPLHKVLALKDARLVAKLCERAKKGFLLWKAMSVKEKIGIYDNIIRQLEAQKDELIQAHVEIGNPMYMAEFNYYGTLDNIRHYRSILDTRPAGKLPVQNVSSDNTDEISMVVNEPFGPVLSIAAWNAPLILATRAIFAPLTAGCSVIVKSSDLSARISHLIVQALLDAGVPKDVLTLVHCESSRSKEIVDALIANRNVKKVNFTGSTRVGSEIAAVAGKHLKPTLLELGGKNCSIILDDVEDFENALRTSLWASWAHKGQICMCTDLIFVSEKKYPQAAKMLQKIATQTIANDKTLAMPQRTAAHAEPGKKLISEALQQGAKLLAGTLDFSATNKFAPVILTDVTPEMKVYTTETFAPVVCLVKYKDVASVADQVNALDYGLKCSIWTSQGLAAYKLAGQIDCGSVHVNRPTVLDEPHLPHGGTNKSGYGRFNSHWGVSEFQYPKLITIKA, encoded by the coding sequence ATGAACTACATCCTTCGTCCCAGAGCCTCTACTGTGGTCCGAGCGCATCTTCGGCACATCGCCACTGTGCCCATGATTTTTGAGGGCGCACCTACAGACCACCACTTCATTTCTACGTCCCCCGCTGGAGAACCCCTGCATAAGGTGCTAGCTCTGAAGGACGCGCGGCTCGTTGCAAAGTTGTGCGAGCGGGCGAAGAAAGGGTTTCTCTTGTGGAAGGCGATGAGCgtgaaggaaaaaatcgGCATTTACGACAATATCATTCGCCAACTGGAGGCTCAGAAAGACGAATTAATCCAGGCGCACGTAGAAATTGGAAACCCAATGTACATGGCGGAATTCAATTACTATGGAACTCTGGACAATATTCGCCATTACCGGTCAATCCTGGACACCAGACCTGCAGGAAAACTGCCTGTTCAAAACGTCAGCTCAGATAATACTGATGAAATCTCTATGGTGGTCAACGAACCGTTCGGACCAGTATTGAGCATAGCCGCATGGAATGCGCCGCTGATTCTTGCCACGCGCGCAATATTTGCTCCGCTCACGGCGGGCTGCTCTGTAATCGTCAAGTCCAGCGACCTGTCTGCCAGAATCTCGCATCTCATCGTCCAGGCGTTGCTGGACGCGGGAGTCCCCAAAGACGTGTTGACGCTGGTTCATTGCGAGTCCTCAAGATCCAAGGAGATAGTTGACGCGCTTATTGCAAACAGAAACGTAAAAAAAGTCAACTTCACCGGATCTACCCGTGTGGGCTCCGAAATAGCAGCTGTGGCAGGAAAACATCTCAAACCcacgctgctggaactggGCGGAAAAAACTGCTCCATCATCCTGGACGACGTCGAAGACTTTGAAAACGCTCTTCGGACCAGCCTGTGGGCCAGCTGGGCCCACAAGGGACAAATCTGTATGTGCACAGACCTGATTTTCGTctcagaaaaaaaatatccacaggctgccaagatgctccagaaaattgCAACCCAAACCATCGCCAACGACAAAACCTTAGCGATGCCGCAAAGAACGGCTGCACACGCAGAGCCTGGAAAAAAACTGATCAGCGAGGCGTTGCAACAGGGCGCAAAGTTGCTCGCTGGCACCTTAGACTTCTCTGCTACCAACAAGTTCGCTCCGGTCATTCTCACAGATGTCACGCCGGAAATGAAGGTATATACCACAGAGACTTTTGCCCCAGTTGTGTGCTTGGTGAAATACAAAGACGTGGCGTCGGTCGCTGACCAGGTCAATGCGCTGGACTACGGGCTAAAGTGCTCTATTTGGACCAGCCAAGGTCTCGCAGCATACAAACTGGCCGGCCAGATAGACTGCGGATCTGTCCATGTGAACAGGCCGACCGTTCTGGATGAGCCGCACCTTCCTCACGGCGGCACCAACAAGTCCGGCTACGGCAGGTTCAACTCTCACTGGGGGGTTTCCGAGTTCCAGTATCCTAAACTCATCACCATCAAAGCGTGA